One window from the genome of Schistocerca piceifrons isolate TAMUIC-IGC-003096 chromosome 8, iqSchPice1.1, whole genome shotgun sequence encodes:
- the LOC124711463 gene encoding circumsporozoite protein-like: MPDETCVVDGDVAGDAMCVGAAGSSCVVDGNTAGDSSCVVASLATPVVAGDAAGATTCGAAGRSSGTEDGDAGGDASSLVASAGSPPVSGNVAGDTCSVAVGNVAGDAAVVANAGSCEKKI, translated from the coding sequence ATGCCTGATGAGACATGTGTTGTAGATGGGGACGTGGCGGGAGATGCCATGTGTGTTGGAGCTGCTGGTTCAAGTTGTGTTGTGGATGGCAATACGGCTGGAGACTCCAGTTGCGTTGTGGCCTCCTTGGCCACTCCTGTTGTGGCTGGTGACGCGGCTGGTGCAACCACTTGTGGTGCAGCTGGTCGTTCAAGTGGTACTGAGGATGGTGACGCGGGTGGAGACGCCTCTTCTCTTGTGGCTTCTGCTGGCTCTCCTCCTGTGTCCGGCAACGTGGCTGGCGATACCTGCAGTGTTGCAGTGGGCAACGTGGCTGGTGACGCCGCTGTTGTAGCTAATGCTGGCTCCTGTGAGAAAAAGATATAA